CACACCAAAGCAAAGAATGGCCTCCGGAGGCAGCAAAGAGGGTGCCATCTGTGGCTAAGGGACAGTTCTGCGCTACTGGACACTTCAAGATTCTGGCACCCTGCGATTGGTCAATCAGCCTTGGAAAGAAACTATCTTGACGGTTTGAAAAACAACCAAAGAAAGGGAGCGAGGACTATGGCTCTGTGCCCTCTGCTTGCCCAGCTCCCGCTGcccaggaggcagagcagagatgTGCAGTCCTTTTGTCAGCTGGGCCAAGTCGGTCCCTttgcctcccagcccccaggagcCAGTTTCTGGTGGGGTTCCCTCCAGCTATCAGGAAGAGTTTCTGGGAGTTGGCTATGCATGCCCTGTGGATAAAGACATAGCTCTTAGCCCTGACAATCTCATTTGGCCGACCTGGAATCTGGCCTTGGGGACCGTGGTGGCGACAGTGCCTGCGCCCAGATTACAGGAGCATCAGGGCTTCCGGAGGCCAGAGGGGACCCAGGTGTGTTTAGCTCTCCGAAGACCTCTCTATACAGACGTGTTGGTAAAGCTTCCCACCTGGGCTATGAGAGAGTCCAAGCAGTCTTAGAGGAAGCTGGTTGCTTCCCCCAGCCAAGTAGATCTGCACATCGCCCTCATCTAGACCACCTCTGTGATGAGAAGGAAATTAGGTCCAACGAATGAGGGGGCTGGCCCCAGTCTTGGCAGGCAAGAATGTGGGGTATCCTTTCTCGGCAAGTCTGTACTCAGGTTGCCTTGAATGTGGACTTGGGGAGAGCTGGGGGCCCAAAGTGCCAGGGAAGGCTTCTGGGTGACGCTCATGGGACAGCCCAGCCCTCTGCCAGccccaggtcctgtccccgtgtcAGGGAGGTGAGGCTGGGCTGGGAGAGTGCTGCTGCCTGTGTTGTTCTTCCAACGCACTGTAGAACTTGTATGTAATGTatttaaatcaatgaaaatgtATGAATAACAAGTCCAGTTCTGACTTTTTTTGTCTAGTGATCTTGGGTAAAAGGAAGACAAGGTAGAATGCAATTTTAAGGACAAAGGACCATGTGTTTCCATGGAGTTGCTGAGATAATGGCTCCTGAGTTATACAGGTCCTCATTTCTGAAGTTTCAGtgcttaatattttcattaactcATTTGACACCAAAACGTGACCTGAATCTACGCTGGTATGAATTGAAGCTATTTGTAACCATGATATTTTTCTCTTAGAGTGTGTATATTTGTTGCAGAAATATTAATGTTCTGTTACGAGTTATTTCCCTACTAGGGATTAGGCACTATTTGCACTGACTACTTCCTAAAAGCTGGAAAAATTCTGAGTAACAAAATCATCTAGCTCTAAGGGTTTGGGGTGAGGAACTGTGGACTCGGCTTCTCTTCTGGGCCACAAGAGGGCAGCCCTGTTCTGTGTGCACAGCATAGCCTGCTTGAAGCACTTTGAACCCTGAGTCCTTTAAGTGATGGGTAATAGGACAGATAGGATTCCTTGGAGCAGAGCTGAATGCTAATGAGCACGTAATATGCTATTGAGACAAAGCTGGCAGAGTAATCAAAAATCCTCACCTTAAAGGTTTTTAGGCTAGGAAACCTCAGATAATGCTCAAGAATAATTGGCCCGGCTGCTGTCCCATCTCAGTAAGGATGGTTGGCCCATGGGGGTAAAGAAACCAGCTGAAGGGCTGGCAGACAGCACATTGACTGCAGACTCACTGCTCACTATGCAAGGCCTACTGGAATAGCCCTTCCCCCTTCTAGACCTGGCAGGAGTCCAGGagccacctctctcctgtggaTCAGGACTGCCTGAGAAATGTTGACATCTCCCAACCAGACAGCTTCTGGAAGAGAAGGCTCTGGCACAGGGGATTGGGGGAGTTCACAGGGAAAAGGAGGCCTGTCCTGTTTCCTCATCCTGGGAACACCTCTTCCCCGCAGTAAGCACCACCTTTCATCCCATGGCTCCAGAGTGTCCATTTGGGGATCGTCTTTTTGTGACAGACAAACTGCTGTTGatatgaatgtttttattttgccacTTAAACCATGGTTTCCTTGTGCTAGCCGGACAGGGGCGGGGTGTGGGCCGGCTGCTGGACCATGGGTtacaggaggagcaggagggttAGTAGCAGGAGTGGTGAGATGCTCAGTCCGAGTGCCCATCACATGACCCTCAGGGAAATATCATGCAGCCCAGGTATACTGTAAGATGGGAAGAGCTGAGGCGCTGTTTCTCATTCTGGTGAGGAATGGGTCCCACATAACCTAGAGCTCAGGGGACATTTCCAGTCCTCTTCTCAATGGGCTGTGGTCTTTCATTTATCCCTGTGGGGGTGTCTGCCTCaaatctctcttccttcttcacctCCTGGGCCCTTTGGCAAAAGTCCCTGTGATTCCTGGGGAAGATACTGCCATTGCCAGCCCCTTCCCTGGATCAGTGTCTGATCTGATGGAGGTAGCTTGTAGGCCCTGGCTTCTTCCAGTTCCGGCGGATCCTGGCACTTGTCCTTCTGGAGTTCAGATACTGATCATCAGAAGCTGTCTCTGTGGTACCACTCTGTGGGTCGGCCAGTGGAGCACAGGACTCGGGGATTCTGCGAGAACAAGTGTGTGATAGGCCCATGTCAATAGGAAGAGCAGAATGGGGACTAAAGAGATTGTGGTCATGAGGATCTATTAAATCACACTGTTTGGAGTAAAATAAGCCCAGGGCTTTGGCCCTCTGAGAGCTAAAGACCAGACAAAGCTTTCAGATGTCTTTTCCATAAAGAGAGCTGGACTAGGTTTGTCAGGGTGTGTGATACTCGGCATTTCTCCAGCTTCCTCATGCTGTACTCGTGACAGCCATCAGTGGTCAGCCGTGATAGGAGACCAGAAGAACCAAGTAACCTCCTTAGCAAAGTGTTTTAAAACAGGGATTGCAAGTCAGCTGGAGTTGACCTGAGGAAGGGCCCAATCAGCTTCCCCTGGATGTGCTGATTCAGAAGACCTGTTCAGGTCTAGTGCTCTGACTGGAGGCCCCGAGAAGGCAGCGGGAGAATTAGAGCCCAGAGTACAACCCACAATTACTGGTTAGGCCGCGTGTTTCAGCTTGACCTCCTGGGGCTCACTGTTCTCAGGCTGTCAGTGACCTAGGCAAAGGCCAATGACTAGGGAAAATTTAAAGTTCTTCAACACTTTTCAAACCTTAGTACCTCtatggaaccctcctacactatagTCTATAATTCCACAGGCCAGATTTTAACCAGGCTTACTTGTGATTGTTACCTGTTCTAccacatggaaacaaattatcTTCCTTCCAAACGATAGTCCCTCCCTACATTCCTGCAGAATTTCTGCAAATCACGACCCAGGCTTGCCTTCCCGTGGAAATTCACGGGGTCCAGTATGACTCCCATAGTAACAGAGATCATGGGCACGGAATAGACCTTGCCCCTGCCATGGCCGGTACTCACAGTGAGGCCAAGTCAGTAGCGCCGGGCAGTGGTGGACAGGGCAGCCTTAGCGCTCACCTTCCCTCCGCCCTCCAATTCCAGGAACCCACCTGAGCCGGCTGCAGTGGTGCAGTGAGTTGCCCAGGGGTTTCGGCCGGGGAGGCCTCTTCCTACGCAGCCTCCTCAAGGCCTCTGCCACACGGTGGTCTCCTGCACACTCCCAGATGATCTGTGCCCGCTCCTCGGCCAGCTGGTCCCCACTGCGCTCAAATAGGCCCTGGATCTGCAGTAGCTCAGCATCCTGGAAAATGTTGGCTGATGCCTGCTTGCGGCCCCTGGCCTCAGCTGGGGCCTGCCATGGGGGCGGCTCGCTCACCACAGAGGCCGGGGTGCCCATCCTGGGTGCTCTGGGGAAGGAAAGCATGGAGAGACATTAGCTTATGGGGCCCTTCCCAAACCTGGGGTCCTTGTGAATGCAAGCCTTCTGGCGTTTCTATTCTCCAGGAACTTAACGTGCAAGAAAGTCTTGACTTAAAGTCACTCTACCTTCTAGGGCACCTTAGGGAAATAATATCACTAATGACAGTTAAACTATTACAAAGTGCTTATGTGTGCAATGCACGTACTAGCTCACTGAGGAGTCCCAGCAGCCTGTGACGTCAGAATGGTTTATCCGCAccgtacagatgaagaaatgcaaCTCAGCTAAAATGATCCTTTGCAGCCACAAAGCCTTGCATAAGTGCGGAGCTGGGAgcagaacccaggtctgtctggctGTAAGCCCAGGCCGACCCCAGGATACGTAGGTCCTAAGGATGGTGCTAGGAATAGCCACCGCGCAGTATTGAGCATGTAGAGGTACGGGACATGGCTCTAGGAGTTGTAGTCATAGGACCTCCTTGACACGTGAGCACGGCAGCCCTCTTTGCGAAGGTCCAGGTTCTGTAGCACAGAAGAGGAGGGTTATGGGATTGGGCCGACCACACTGGAATCCCACTTCCAGCCACCTCCACCACTGCCTGGCTCAGCTGATTCCCACACCAATTCTGCTTCACAGAGTCGCAGTGAGGACTGAGGGAAGATAGTGGTAAGAACAGTGCTCAAGGTTCTAAAATTCTACTTTCCCATTTATAACATGGAGAACAGTCATCCCACCTATTTTCAAGACCCTGGAGAGAGCCCAAATTCAAATAGTTTAGCAAACAGTATGAAATAGATCTAGCTGCAGTCCAAAAGGCCATGGCAAGGAACACAGGGGCGAAGAGGCGGCTCCAGGGTTAGAATATACAACCATGGGCAGAGGCTGAAATCTATAAGAAAATTCGATAAAAGGAAGCCTCATGTCAGTGCCCCctcataggaaataaaaattcaattaaatgatCATCCTCAGTTCTAGAGAGTTctatttgaataataaataataataaaagggggCTCACTCACCCTACCCTTGTCTCCAGTGCAGCCTGAAAACGCTATGAGATTGAGATTGGGAAGCAGACTAGAGACAAGGAAGACCTAGGACCTCGGTATTACACAGAACTGGactcaaatcccagttctgccacctTCCTAGCGGTGACTCtaggcaagttactcaacctctctgagcctctttgcTCAGCTGTAAACTGGGACTCAACCACTTCTCAGGattgctctatggactgagcgcGCCTAGTGTGGTATCAGGTACAGGGTAAGGGCCAAATAAATGCAGATTTATTcataacccccacccccatgcccgtTTTGACCTTGACTTTTGTACTTGGGTCAGGGTATGATAGGGTCCCTTTTCCGCTGTTCAGGCCTGAGCCAGCAGAGGACTTGCCTgtgctccctccacccctcagcGCCAGGCCTAACGGCAAAGGTCAGGTAGTTACACCAGACCTCACCTCATTCCAGAGAGCTACAGAGACACCTGTCACCCAGGAACTAGcctaaaaagggaataaaaattaatacatttcaaTACAAAATGTCCATGCTCCCTGtaacaaacagaaaggaaatcaTATAAAGCATTCCCAGCTTCTCTGCCCTTACTCTCCCCTGCCTTTGTTCTGAGAGTTTGAGACCTCTCTCCATTACGTTCAGACTCCTCAAATGTAACTGGCCCTTGCTCCTAACCTCAATCGCAGCCCTCCTTATTGCAGTAATTTCCACATTCACCCTGTCCCAGTTTCTAGACCTCTCATAAGAACCccactcttggggcgcctgggtggctcagtgggttaagcctccgtctttggctcaggtcacgatctcagggttctgggatcgagccctgcattgggctctctgctcggcagggagcctgcttcctcctctctgcctgcctctctgcctacttgtgatctctgtctgtcaaataaataaacaaaatcttaagaaaaacaaaccccACTCTTTTTTAATagggatttcatttctttttttttttttttaagatttatttatttatctgacagagacacagtgagagagggaacacagcagggggagtgggagaagaagcaggctctccactgagcaaggggcctgacgtggggcccaaccccaggaccccgagatcatgacctgagccaaaggtagatgcttaacgacagagccacccaggtgccaagaaCCCCACTCTTCAAAGAGTTCAATAACTAAAATAAACCTGCAGAAAACTTTCAGATGAATGAACTCCATAAAAATTGTGCTTTTATCTggaaatgggaattttaaaatctACCTCTCCATAGGCACTATTACAGAATCCAATTAAAAACCTAGTATGTGTGGTAATGAACTCTCCTGAGCTGGATGATAAAAATGTACTGTGACCAGAAAACAACAGTCACCAGGGAACACTTTCAGGCTGATAAAAAAGCTGACTCTGGGTCATCTACTCTGCGTCAGGCGACACGACAATATGCATGATGGTTCATCTTCAACGTAATTGCAGGAATCGGGCTCCGTTAccctcctcccagctcagagGAGCACAGGAAGCTGAGACACAGATTCAATGCCCGGGGCTCGGCCAAGGCCAGGACCTGGTGTGAAGGGCTGCAGCCGTGTCTGAAAACCTGTTGCCTTCACAACCAAGCTACAAACACGCTGCTGGCTGGTCATCTCTGTGAGGGATATTTCACTATTCTCACCAAAGTCACCAAGTTGGAAACCTGCCAGTGGAAAAGGAAGAGCCATGGCCAGCCCACACATAAGGCAAGGGCGGGGCTgtacaatttattttaatcttttcattagCATCAGAGCTGTTGACTCTGTGGCCCGCTGTTCTAGCCTTGAACCTGTGGCAGTCTGAAGAGGAATATCCCCAACTTCCACAAAACAAATCTGGAACTGCAACGCAGCCCAGGGCACACAGTGCTGGCTTCTGAGTCAGAGCCCTAGTCCTGCCACTCGCTGGCTGggcctctgtgggcctcagtttcccccttacATCTGTAAGAACAGGTTGATGCCTCTGGTCTCCAAGGGCGTGTGTGGTGTTAGGGATTCTATGATGAGGCTAGGTCTCTACGGAAGCGGTGACTGGGTCTGCCTGGCTGCCAAGGCCTAGACGCAACATGTGTGGACAGGCCTGGCTAATTAGGTGCCAGGAAATTCCCCAACCAGTAGTTCCTCTTTTCTGCCCTCCTCAATCTTCCCTGGAGACAAGACACTGTTTTGCTGGTGGGATGTGGGGTTAAGGTCTGGGAGAAGACAGAGAACTCACCGCTCTAAAGCACTCCAGGGACCTAGGCTGGCTACAGCCAGGCCTGGGACACACTCCTAGGCTGGTCTGGGTGGTGGGAGAAGAGGTTAGTATCGTTTCTCTCAGATTCGGGCAATCTCACCCTCTCCTCAGAGAGAATGGCAACCAGCTTAAGTAGCAGTGCTGTCTTAGGGATGGCTTGGAGACTGACTTCCCAGATATTCCTAGCCACCACGTGTGTATGGCTAAAAGGCCCTACACGGCCCAACCTCCAGCCGTTTGTGTCCGAGTTACAGTGAATTACAAACACACCAACAAAATTTCTGGGGGAGTCTAGGCCTCCAGCTTCAAACATACCCTCCATGCAACCTGGGACAGGGGGCCTTGGCACCTCCAGATTTCAAGGATCCTCCCTCTTagctctgcctgccaccctgggCTTGAACCAACAGTCAGACTGAGAATGAAAATCAGTGGAGTTTCCATAAGATTAGATGCAAACTTCCGGAAAACGAGTTCAGAACACTTGTATTATCAGAAgaaactgtttgtttttttttttaaggttttattttttaagtaatctctacacttaaTACGGAACTTGAATTTATAGACCGAGATCAAGAAAGCCATGCTCcgctgactgaggcagccaggcaccccagaagaaaCCTCTCTTATTCAATGTGCTCTTTCCCCCCCTATTTTCTTGGACAAGACCTGAATCTAGGAAAATCAGTGTATACTTGAACAATGGTACTTTTTTTGAACTGGAAAATGCCACCGCAAGGATATTAAAAGATTATAAATGGATCTTTCATTCCAGAGCTGACAGCAAAGAATATAAACCCAGGTCTGTGAACAAATGAGTAAAAACTCACTGCAAAATACTTCAGTTTGACATAAACTAGCTTAAAAATGAACCCACAGAGTAAATACCAAATGTGGAAAATGGCAAAGTTCAACTTGTTTTGACATAGgcaataaatgaatgagagaactCTAACGaagaagtatatttaaaaagtgacTCACCAGACAATGAATTTGTAATACATAAATAGGGTACACAATTGAGCATCCTTTGTAGTATGTGAAGCTCAGTTTAGATAGCTATTCCGATTGTGGTCTCAGGGAGGCTCAGGTAACCACGAGAGGCAGAACACACTTGCGTGAGCTGGGCAGCAACTGCTTTCCCACTCAGCTCCCCTCCTTCAGATAACCCTGCTGATGGTAATAGTCTGTAATTGGAGGCAAAGGGCCTCTTGGATAAAGAACTGGAGGCTCTGGCCCAAGGCCCAAATCAACGCTGTGGCCCTGGCCTGCTCCCCCGCCACTGGACAGCAGCCAAAATCTGTGGCTCCTCCACTGGGAGGCCCAGTCCACATGGCCATGTGAGCCCCCCAGGCCTCAGGGCCTAGCCTCCTCCAGAAGTGCCCGAGACAACTGCATACACATAGGTCTCCAAACCTGATGTGGAAGCGGAGAAA
Above is a genomic segment from Mustela nigripes isolate SB6536 chromosome 4, MUSNIG.SB6536, whole genome shotgun sequence containing:
- the AVPI1 gene encoding arginine vasopressin-induced protein 1, which encodes MGTPASVVSEPPPWQAPAEARGRKQASANIFQDAELLQIQGLFERSGDQLAEERAQIIWECAGDHRVAEALRRLRRKRPPRPKPLGNSLHHCSRLRIPESCAPLADPQSGTTETASDDQYLNSRRTSARIRRNWKKPGPTSYLHQIRH